In the Sus scrofa isolate TJ Tabasco breed Duroc chromosome 8, Sscrofa11.1, whole genome shotgun sequence genome, acatttgtcaaaacccgaGAATGTGCAACACCAAGAGGGAGCACTAATTTTggatgattatgatgtgtcagtgtaggtttatCAGCTAACAAATGTACCCTCTGGTGGGGGATGCCGATGGTGAAGACTGCATACGTGGGGGCAGGAAATACTCGGGTGTCCCTACCTTCTGCTCAACTTGCTGTGAAGCTGaagttgttttcttcttcctttttttttttttctttaatggccacacccacagtctgtggaagttcctagccccgggactgaatctgagccaccgctgcaacctacaccacagctgtggccatgctggatcctttaacccactgcaccacagcaggaactcctgaatttactctttaagaaataaatttattaatttctaaaaatgcaCCATACATGATGTACTCTAAGTCCCCTTCAAGTTCACATTAGCCCATGTGAATGTAATTAGTGAGGCCTCCTGGAAGAATCTCACCAAAGCTATGGCCTTCTCCCTCTGGTGACGTCTTATCATCCCCTGTGACCCCTCCTTCAGAGCTGGCTTTGTTATTAAAAGATTAGCCTCCCACATAAATATGGTGACAGACTGATGAAAATTGACGGCATTCAGATAATTTGTAGCACATTTTTGAGTGTTGCCTGGAGGTCCAGAAGCCTATGCCCTACTTGTGTACTGTATTATACTGTTTCACTCATAGGTGAAGGATGGGTGATGGCTAGAATGACAAATACTTAGTATGTCCTGCAAACTGAGGGATTCCAGGCTTCCTCTTAAGTAATTGGGGGAATCCATTCACTAGGCAAGTAGTAATAGTAATCTCAAGATACGGGTGTTTCAGCTTTACCCCTAGACCTAGAAGAACTCATGGAATGCAAAATTTATGTTGAAAAATAacaggccttggagttcccgtcgtacctcagtggttaatgaatcctactaggaaccatgaggttgcgggtttgatccctggccttgctcagtgggttggggatccagtgttgtcgtgagctgtggtgtaggtggcagacacggctcggatcccacgttgctgtggctctggcgtaggctggtggctacagctctgattagacccctagcctggaaacctccatatgccgtgggagtggctcaagaaatggcaataaataaataaataaaataacaggccTTATGGGGAAAATAGCATTAGGGCCAAACTATACAACTTTGTAACTTTGTAACcagagcataaaataaaaatgattcacaGGGGACTTGTTTTAACCAGGTATGATAAGACTGTCCCGAAGTAAGTAGTTTTTATGCTCGCAGATCCCTAGAATCAGATAGAGTATTCTTACCATGCCAGCAGGGCGGCTTCATAGAGAAGCACCAGGGTTGGTCAGGAGGAAGAGGGGATGGCAGAAAATGTGGAAAAGCCTGTGCTGTGGTTTTCTAGGGAAGGAATTGGCCAAGCAGGTAAGCATGTTTCAGATTAGCTTTCTGAACAATTTTATCAGGCTTGGGGGCATTGGGGCTGTCTCTAGTTTCTGGCTACTTGGCCCTGGGATGATCAGACCAGGGGAATAATCTAGACAATTAGAACCTGAGGTTGGGGGTGGAGTGTGGGTGGGGTGGGCTCTGGATTGGTTAATTTGCACATAGAAATTTTGCTAGGATGAGCTATTTGCTATCAGTCCAGTTGTTTGCTGTTTCTAGGATTTAGCCAGCTCTGGGAGGATTCATCCCTCCCTGACTAGTGAGAACCCAGGTGCCAGAGCTTCAAGaatacagaaaatgagaaaacatagaggagagttcccgttgtgacaaaTCTTactagggaccatggggttgcaggttcaatccccggcctcgctcagtgggttaaggatccggcgttgccgtgagctctggtgtaggtcacagacacagcacagatctggtgatgctgtggttgtagtgtagacctgcggcaacagctctgatagacccttagcctgggaacctccatatgcctcgggtgcggccctaaaaaaaaaaaaagaaagaaaacataggtaatGCAAACATATTCTGATAAAAGTATTAACACTgtgaatatgtttatttattttttttcatggccacacctgtagcatatggaagttcctgggtctggggtcaaatccgagctgcagctgtagctgcagcgcAGCCAGATCGTTTTAAGCCAccgtgccagagtgggaactccccaagatgtTAAATTTCTAACAAACACTGCAGTAATTGTAAGATTTtacttctccccccccccaaagaaagtgGCTTTGCTTGATGGGGAGGTTTGTAAGGAAGGTGCTGTGTTATGCAGTTATGCAGATAAGACCCAAATAGCCTGAGTTTAAAGAGAGCAGTGCAGTAAGTACTTTCAAGATGGGCAGGGCCAAACTGAGCTGAGGAAGTGGGTATGGTGAAGGAGCTGTACCCCTCCACGATTTGCTGTGTTTACCTTTATCACTGTACTTTGCAACTCCTGATGCCAACTTCCAGGCCTTActgactccatttttttctatctctcaGTCTTGGTTGTGGTGATTTGTCTTACAGAAATGGGCCTAAGCCTGTAATACATGGTGATGAGGAGAGCTACTGACTTTTCACTTTAGCACCTTGGGTATTATAAAGGTCCCTAGAGCTGGCAATCATATTTGTCTGTATTGTAATGCTTAATGTCCTATCTCTGGTCTTATTCCCAGGTCAAGGATACATTccaggaaagttttaaaaatatatcaccaGCTCCAACTTTATGGTTGATCTAACCATGGAAAACCTCATTGGATCCTCACTAGATCAGACCATGACTGGCACTCTGAAAAGCATGAGGAATGAGAATCTGAGATATATACCTACCACTTCAAGAAAGTTCCTGTATCAGCCAGCACTTTAGCAGATCAGCTAGTTTCTTGATCATCAAGCAGACATAGTCGAGCTACCAGCCCAACAGAGGAAAACGTCTCTGTATCAGTGTTTTTCCCATTCTGAGTGTTACCCGTTTGTAGGTCATGAAATCAATTTTGTGAGTCACAacgaacattttttttaaacaaaataaaatgcaaaatatcagAGTGCTTGTATGAATCCTTTGCCAGAATTATGCACTTGCAAGGAATACTAAAGTCAGTTTCActatatgaaaagatatttgatgGGGGGATGTGATGAGCAGAATGTACATGAAGAAAATGGTTTTTCAGTTTGTCTCCTAATAACTTGTTGGTTTTCATCATAAGGAGGTTGATTGTGCAGCCTGGTTTTATGTTACCATGACTTGCAACTGGATATCAAATCTGAGATGTTCAACTGAGATTCAGTTGCAAACTGCTTTTTTGGGGAAGATGTTATCTAGgctataagtatatatacatttgaGTTAGTGGCATTATAGCATTTTATTCaagaattgcttttaaaatggatcgtgtcttttttaaaagaaagaggataatgaaacaaaatatgcAGAAGCATGTTCAAGTTCAACTGTTGGATCCAGAAGTGTGAATGATGAcaatcttaagaaaaatattGACTCTCATCTGCAAACATCAACTTTTGAGccacatttcaaaaagaaaaaagtaagtgcAAGGCGTTATAatgaagattatttaaaatacGGTTTTATCAAATGTGAAAAACCCTTTGAAAATGACAGACCTCAGTGTGTAATTTGTAATAATATTCTTGCAAATGAAAGCTTAAAACCTTCGAAATTAAAACGGCACTTAGAAACTCAGCATGCTGAACTTACTGACAAGCCTcttgaatattttcaaagaaagaaaaaggatgtgAAGTTATCAACACAGTTCCTGAGCTGTTCTACTCCTGTTAGTGAGAAAGCCTTATTATCATCATATTTAGTGGCATATCGTGTGGCAAAAGAGAAAATGGCTCATACGGCTGCTGAAAAAATTATTCTCCCAGCCTGTTTGGATATGGTGCGTACAATTTTTGATGATAAATCAGCTgataaattaaaatcaattcCTAGTGATAACACAATATCACTGCGAATTTGTACAATCGCAGAACATTTAGAAACAATGCTTATTACTCGGTTACAGTCTGGAATAGATTTTGCAATCCAGCTTGATGAAAGCCCTGATACTGGAAGCGGTACGACACTTTTAGTCTATGTCAGATATGCATGGCAGGGtgattttgtggaggattttttgtgttgtttaaatTTAACTTCACACCGAAGCGGGTTAGATATTTTTACCGAATTAGAAAAGTGCATTGTTGGTCAGTATAAATTAAACTGGAAACACTGCAAAGGAATTACAAGTGATGGAACAGCAAACATAACTGGAAAACATAgcagagtaattaaaaaattgttagaaGTTACCAATAATAGTGCTGCATGGAATCATTGTTTTATACATCGTGAAGCTTTAGCGTCCAGAGAAATGCCACAGAATCTCATGAGAGTATTGAGAAATGCAGTGAAagttgttaattttattaaaggaaGCTCACTAAATAGCCGACTCCTTGAAACATTTTGTTCAGAGATTGGAGCTAATTATACCCATTTACTGTATCACACCAAAGTGCGTTGGTTGTCGCAAGGGAAAATCCTAAGCAGGGTTTACGACTCAGGAGTGAGATCCACGTTTTTCTCacggaaaaaaaatctcatctggCAACTGTTTTTGAAGATGATATTTGGGTAACGAAATTGGCAtatttaactgatatttttgGCATTCTTAATGAACTAAGTTTAAAACTACAGGGGAAGAACAGTGATATATTCCAACACGTCGAACGTATCCAAGGCTTCCACAAGACGTTATTGTTGTGGCAAGCAAGGCTTAAAAGCAGTCGTCCGAGCTACTACATGTTTCCAAGATTTTTGCAACACATCGAAGAGAATattattaatgaaaacattttagaagaaataaaactagagGTATTATTGCATCTCACGTCTCTCTCTCAAACTTTTAACCATTTCTTCCCAGAAGAGAAAtttgaaactttaaaagaaaactgtTGGGTAAAAGATCCATTTGCTTTTCGAAACCCCGAATCAATAATCGAGTTAAACTTGGTGCCTGAAGAAGAGAATGAATTACTGCAGCTCAGTTCTTCATATGCCTTGAAGAATGATTATGAAACCTTAAGTTTATCAGCATTCTGGATTAAGATAAAGGAAGACTTTCCTTTGCTAAGTAGAAAGAGTGTCCTGCTCTTACTACCATTCACGACAACGAGTTTGTGTGAACTGGGGTTTTCAGTCCTAACCCAGTTAAAAACGAACGGACCGAATGGTGCAGCAGGTCTGCGGGTAGCGGTTTCCTCCTGTGTCCCAGACTGGAATGAACTCGTGAACAGGCAAGCACACCCACCAGTTAGGTAAATCTTACctggtttttggtttgcatttcctattttgtgatttttttttttctgtgttgtatTTACATGTTAACATAGCATTGTATGTGcaactttctctttttgttatatttaaaaactaataaaatcctGTAATTTTCTGTCCATTGAACCAAAATCTGATGAACTTCTATGAAAGGTCAGGAACCCTTCTAGAGACGTTTAGGATACAAAATAAGGAAGACAGAGATCATTTCTCTGGTGGAGCATATGGTCTGGCAAGGGGAGAGAGTGAACAACATAAATTAGCTTTATAATATTTAGAAGGTAGTAAGCGCTGTGGAAAGTGGTAAGAAAGAAGATCCAGGAACTATTTGTGGGCCAAATTTTGAATGGCTCGAGACATAATAGGGCTTCTGGGTTTTTGTTAGAAATTGTGAGATGGAGAGCAATGGAAACATTCTGGGGAGGAAGACATGATATCAGGTCTTAGAAAAAtccctctgggagttcctattgtggtgcagcagaaacgaatccaactagtaactgcGAGgtttcagattcagtccctggcttcgccagtgggttaaggatccggcgttgcccgagcgctgtggtgtaggtcacagatggactAGTATCCCgaattgctgcggctgtggtctaggccagtggcacagctcatattcaacccctagcctgggaacctccacatgacacaggtgtggatctaaaataaataaataaataaaaattaaaaaaaaaatactctgactTCTCTTGAGAATAGATTGAAATAAATGTTGCCTCTTTAAAAAggtctttcctggagttcccgtctggtgcagtggttaacgaatccgactaggaaccatgagattgcaggtttgatccctggccttgttcagcgggttaaggatccggtgtttctgtgagctgtggtgtaggtcgcagacgaggcttggatcccaagttgctgtggctctggcgaaggctgcagctacagctctgattaggcccctagcctgggaacctccatatgctgtgagagcggccaaagaaatggcaaaaacaaaaaaaggtcttCCCTAACCACCTTacatccttcattttcttttttatgtctttgttttcgTGGTGGTATATAACTTGTAATACGTGTATTTATTTGATTACTAGTTCCGTCAGGTGCCACCTTGGAATGAGTGCTCCACAGGAGCAGAGGTCATGTCCATCTCACATGATACGTAGTAAGTGGACCTTCAGTTTACATGTGATGAAGAACAAATGAATCAGTGATCTCTAACACCTGCCGCAGGAGGTCATATTCCCTGGAATAATTATTAAACATACAGCAAATTTCTTTGCCctttttacgttttttttttaaatctgattttgtCCATGAATGGCATTTTGTCCATCAATGGCATTGATTGATGTTGCTTCCTCACTGTGTTGCTGAAAATTAAGCAACTTATATTGCTTAATATGTCTTCCTCAAACTAATTTCACCTGCTACCTCTAGATGTATTTCCTCACCCCACTGGGTGATGTTTCTTTTGACATGGTCTCTCTCTAAAAGCATACAGGTTAGCAGTCCTTTCCTCTCAGCCACTGCTAGCATTATTGTGATTCTCGAttcttcagattttctattcTATTACAGGCgattccccctccctttttggTGCTCAAAGTGTCGGAAGACAATCCTCCATGAATAGCTCACATTTCTGCACAGTCTCCATCCTCTGAATGAAAGTATTTGCGTCTGAGTTAGAATGTTTATATAAGGAGACATTCCAGGACGGTGAAGATAGAGATGTCTTCTTCCTTGGAAACATCCCAGGGAAGTAAAGATAACGCTTTTCCTTCCCTCACTGGAGACATTTGTTTGCCTTCCAGGAATACTAAGTAATCTCTCTGTAGGAAGGATGAGAAGATGCACGGCAAACCCATAAAACCCTAGAGTCTCCAGTGGTGCCGCCACTGTGTGCAAAACTAACACACCTATGAGAATGGGGCACCAGGAACCAAGCCGCAATGCTGATCtggctgggttttttgtttgcttgttggttttttgctatgAGTGTTAAATTGTATCTCTGACCCCAAGGTCTCACATCAATATATGGTCACTTCGTGGCGCAGTTAACATCCGCTGCCAAAATTCCCTGTTTGACCCGACATGTATGGCAACCCAATTCGTGTTCTCAGGGTTCCAGGGAATTAAGACCCTGGCCCATTCTTCCGGCCAAGGACCCGTCATCCAGCCTATCACAGTCCACCCCTGGGCCTCAAAGACTTACATGCCCCACATGAAAAATACTTTGCCCATTCCAAGGCCCCCCAAAGTTTCATCAGATGATAGCATCACTCAAGCCTAAAATCTCATTTAAGTCTTAGCGACTCAAAACTCTCAAATCTCCTATCTAATCCTCTAAAGTAGGTATGGGTGCAGTTCTGGGTATGATGTGTCCTGGGGCAGAATCCTCTCTACCTGGGAATCTGCGAAGTGAGAAGGCAAGTTGGTGCTCCAAAAACGCAGCAGTGGGACAGGCATAGGGTAACTTCCATCCTCCTTcaagaagggagaaaatgaaaaagtcgCCAGCCAATCACTTACAAAGGCCACCTAGGCAAACTCCATTAAGTGGCAAAGTCCAGGACCCTTTGGCCGTGGTTGGTGCCTCAGTCCTCTGGACCTGTGTCTCCACTCTGGGGCTCTCCACCTTCGGAATCGTCCGTTTCCATGAAGAGTAATGTCAGCCACTGAGTAGTTTTTATTAACCAGCTTTGTGCCTGTGGAATTTTGAGAGACTGACAGGCTTTTCATTTTCATCCTCTGCCCCCTTTGGTCCAACCtgacaatgttttgtttttgttgatagAGGATTCTCAAAAATGTTGAGGGTCACAGAGACTCACTCCATCAGGAAAGAGGCTACTCTGCAGATCTTTCCTGAATAATCTCATCTCTTGTTTGGCTTCTGCTGAGGTAACTGAGAGGACCCATGAGTCACACACTCTTTCAAAGAGCCCCTTGTGTACGTGAATGCTCTAACCTCTTGGACTTTCCAAGCACTCGCAAAAGTCTATCCACACTTAagagatgactttttaaatatattttaccacaatttaaagaaaaaactttattaaaaaaaaaaaagtccaattgcATCATTGGCTTTCTCTCCATAGCTCGCTTTCCTGACAGTGGATTTCTTAACCAGCACTGTTTGCAATCTGGGAGGCTGAACATTCTGCAATTCATCCAATTCTAGTTGCTTTTTATAGCAGTTCTCTTCATGTCTCTTTCACATGTTACTAAAAGCAACACGAAGAAATCAGGTCA is a window encoding:
- the FAM200B gene encoding LOW QUALITY PROTEIN: protein FAM200B (The sequence of the model RefSeq protein was modified relative to this genomic sequence to represent the inferred CDS: inserted 2 bases in 2 codons), whose amino-acid sequence is MDRVFFKRKRXNETKYAEACSSSTVGSRSVNDDNLKKNIDSHLQTSTFEPHFKKKKVSARRYNEDYLKYGFIKCEKPFENDRPQCVICNNILANESLKPSKLKRHLETQHAELTDKPLEYFQRKKKDVKLSTQFLSCSTPVSEKALLSSYLVAYRVAKEKMAHTAAEKIILPACLDMVRTIFDDKSADKLKSIPSDNTISLRICTIAEHLETMLITRLQSGIDFAIQLDESPDTGSGTTLLVYVRYAWQGDFVEDFLCCLNLTSHRSGLDIFTELEKCIVGQYKLNWKHCKGITSDGTANITGKHSRVIKKLLEVTNNSAAWNHCFIHREALASREMPQNLMRVLRNAVKVVNFIKGSSLNSRLLETFCSEIGANYTHLLYHTKVRWLSQGKILSRVYXLRSEIHVFLTEKKSHLATVFEDDIWVTKLAYLTDIFGILNELSLKLQGKNSDIFQHVERIQGFHKTLLLWQARLKSSRPSYYMFPRFLQHIEENIINENILEEIKLEVLLHLTSLSQTFNHFFPEEKFETLKENCWVKDPFAFRNPESIIELNLVPEEENELLQLSSSYALKNDYETLSLSAFWIKIKEDFPLLSRKSVLLLLPFTTTSLCELGFSVLTQLKTNGPNGAAGLRVAVSSCVPDWNELVNRQAHPPVSSVRCHLGMSAPQEQRSCPSHMIRSKWTFSLHVMKNK